A region from the Arachis ipaensis cultivar K30076 chromosome B01, Araip1.1, whole genome shotgun sequence genome encodes:
- the LOC107614202 gene encoding uncharacterized protein LOC107614202, which translates to MANEESFVVLVQYRWSIKKKIRSGIKFTDKDPLSIFLKPSTSFNEFLNSIIQKLGLQGMKRVEKLFYRIPISVLRDDVKYDSLVIGSDEDLEVLFHCRRQFPEVRTPELLAKLVDVISSSSGSNRNSQAVATAACSTSRPSGASSSMPVIAPEAMLVVSPSFAVDLNRSGNGAVGIVDTAPVSLHWFAPDGVDDVLRDDDEDDDVEPDMIADESGEDIVGKNPVGGAGGSSSGTQQYPFTFLPWTWMP; encoded by the coding sequence ATGGCTAATGAGGAGAGCTTTGTAGTATTAGTGCAATATAGATGGTCGATTAAGAAAAAAATACGGTCAGGAATtaagttcactgataaggatcccCTTAGTATTTTTCTGAAACCTTCAACTagtttcaatgagttcttgaattCTATAATCCAAAAGTTGGGGTTACAAGGCATGAAACGGGTTGAGAAGTTATTTTATAGAATCCCGATCTCAGTTTTGCGGGATGACGTGAAGTACGATTCGTTAGTAATAGGTAGTGATGAGGATTTGGAAGTTCTATTTCATTGTCGCCGGCAGTTTCCCGAGGTGAGGACGCCTGAGTTATTGGCCAAGCTTGTGGATGTGATTTCCAGCTCAAGCGGTTCGAACCGGAACTCCCAAGCCGTTGCAACGGCCGCATGTTCTACTTCGAGGCCAAGTGGTGCCTCATCATCGATGCCTGTGATTGCGCCTGAGGCAATGTTGGTTGTATCCCCATCTTTTGCAGTGGATCTAAACCGCAGTGGTAACGGAGCAGTTGGTATTGTTGATACGGCACCGGTTTCGTTGCATTGGTTCGCACCTGATGGTGTAGATGATGTATTAcgggatgatgatgaggatgacgaTGTGGAGCCGGACATGATTGCTGATGAGAGTGGTGAAGATATAGTAGGAAAAAATCCAGTTGGGGGTGCTGGAGGGTCTAGTTCAGGGACACAGCAGTACCCCTTCACTTTTCTAccttggacttggatgccatga